Within the Polymorphobacter megasporae genome, the region ATCGCCGAAGTCGCGGGGGTCGCGTACGTCAACGACAGCAAGGCGACCAACCCGACCTCGACGGCTCCGGCGCTCGCCGCCTTCGCGCACGTCCACTGGATCGCGGGTGGCCTCGCCAAGACCGACGAGCTTGACGCGTGCCTGCCGTTCCTCGGCCATGTCCGCGCGGCGTATCTGATCGGGCAGGCGGCCCCGGTGTTCGCGGATATCCTCGACGGGCGGGTGCCGGTGGTGATGGCGGAGACGCTCGACCGCGCAGTGGCGCTCGCCGCCGCAGCCGCCCGCCCCGGCGACACCGTCCTGCTGTCGCCCGCGTGCGCCAGCTACGACCAGTTTACCGATTATGCGGCGCGCGGTGCCGCCTTCCGCCAACTCGTGGAGGCCCTGTGAAGCATCTGTCGCGCAACGACCGCTCGACCCTCGGCCGCTGGTTCTGGACGATCGACAAGCCGCTGCTGACATTGGTGCTGCTGCTGATCGGCCTCGGCGTGATCGCCGTCGCCGCCGCCTCGCCCGTTGCCGCGCGCCGCTATTCGGGGGGTAATTTCCACGTCGACGACCTGTTCTACCTCAAGCGTCAGATCATGTGGGTCCTCGCGGGCGTGCCGTTGATGCTTGGCGTTTCGATGCTGCCGATGACGTGGGCGAAGCGTGTCGCGATCGGCGGCACGATCGGCTTTCTGGTCATGCTGTTCGCCGTTCCCTTTGTCGGCAGCGAGGTCAACGGCGCGGTCCGGTGGATCAACCTGCCGGGGTTCCAGCTTCAGCCGTCCGAGTTCCTCAAGCCGCTGTTCATCGTCACCACCGCGTGGCTGCTTGCGGCGCGCTTCGACGACCGGACGCTGCCGACGATGCAGTTGTCGTTCGGGCTTCTCGTCGTCATCTCGGCATTGCTGATCAAGCAGCCCGACTTCGGCCAGACGGCGTTGTTCGCCGCGGTCTGGGCGGCGCAGGCGATCCTCGCCGGCATGAGCGTGATGGTCATCGGCGGGCTCGCGTGTTTTGCGGTTGCCGGGATGGGCGTCGCGTATCTGACGTCGACCCACGTCGCCGAACGGATCGACCATTTCGTCAAAGGCACCGGCGACACCTACCAGATCGACCGCGCGCTCGACTGCTTCAAGGCGGGCGGGCTGTTCGGCGCAGGACCGGGCGAGGGGCAGATGAAATTCCGATTGCCCGAGGCGCAGACCGACTATATCTTCTCGGTGATCGGCGAGGAGTTCGGCGCGATCGCCTGCTTCATGCTCGCGGTGCTGTACCTCGCGATCGTCGTCCGCGTCCTCCTCCAGCTGCTCGACGAGGAGGAGCCGTTCGTCTTCCTCGCCGCCGCCGGCCTCGCGATCCAGTTCGGCCTGCAGGCGGCGATCAACATGGCGGTCAACCTCGCGCTGCTGCCGTCGAAGGGGATGACGTTGCCGTTCGTCAGCCACGGCGGCTCGTCGTTTCTCGCGCTGTCGATCGGCATGGGGCTGCTCCTCGCGCTGACCCGCCGTAATCCGTACCTCAAGGCGTCGCCGTACGCGGCGGCGGCGCGGGCGGCATGACCCGCCACTACGTCGTCGCAGCGGGCGGGACCGGCGGCCACATGGTCCCGGCGCACGTCCTTGCGGGCGAGCTGATTGCGCGCGGCCACCGGGTCACGCTGATGACCGACGCGCGCGGGCTTCGCTTCCCCGGGCTGTTCGATGGCGTGGCCACGCGGATCGTCGAGTCTGCGGTGCTCGGTGGGAAGAACCCGCTCGGCTGGGTGCGGATGCTGGCGAAGGTCTGGCGCGGACGGGGCGAGGCGAAAGCGTTCTTCCTTGCCGAGCACGTCGCCGCGGTTGTCGGCTTCGGCGGCTATCCGTCGCTGCCGCCGTTGCTTGCGGCGATCGGGCTCAAGCGCCCGGCGGTGCTCCACGAACAGAATGCGGTCCTCGGCCGGGTCAACCGGCTGCTTGCGGGGCCGGCGACGCGGATCGCGCTGAGCTTCGAACCGACGCAGCGGCTCGCGCCAAGGTACGGACCGAAGACCGTCTTCACCGGCCTCCCCGTCCGCGCCGACATCGCCGCGATCGGCGCCGCGCCGTATCCCTCCACCGACGGCGTCATCGAAATCTTCGTCACCGGCGGGAGCCAAGGCGCAACGATCCTGTCACGCGTCGTCCCCGCCGCGATCGGGCGGCTGCCGCACGATTTGCGTGCGCGGCTTCGCGTAACGCAGCAGTGCCGGCCCGAGGACATCGCCGCCGTCCGCGCGCTTTACGTCGATCAGGGGACGACCGCAGTGCTCGAAACCTACTTCGCCGATTTCGCCGCCCGGCTCGCCGCGTCGCACCTCGTCATCACCCGGTCGGGCGCGTCGACGATGGCCGAACTTGCCGCTGCGGGGCGTCCCGCGATCCTCGTCCCCTTCGCCGCCGCGACCGACGACCACCAGGCCGCCAACGCCGCGACCTTCGTTGCCGCCGGGGCCGGGCCGATGCTGCGCGAGGCCGATTTCACCCCCAACGCCGTCGCCGCGGCGATTGTTTCGCTGCTGACGACTCCGGGGGCGTTGGCAAAGGCGGCACAAGCGGCCAAGAGCGTCGGTCATCCCGACGCCGGCGCAAAGCTCGCCGACCTCGCGACCAGCCTTGGAACACAGACATGACCGGCCCGCACCTATGACCGGAATCGCCCGCGAGATCGGCACGATCCACTTCATCGGCATCGGCGGCATCGGCATGTCGGGCATCGCCGAGGTGATGCACAATCTCGGCTACACCGTGCAGGGGTCCGACGTCGCCGAGGGCTATGTCATCGAGGGGCTGCGCGACCGCGGCATCCACGTGATGATCGGCCACGATGCAGCGAACCTCGGCGATGCTGCGGTCGTCGTCACCTCGACCGCGATCAAGCGCGCCAACCCCGAGGTTGAGGCGGCGATCGAGCGGCGCATCCCGATCGTCCGCCGCGCCGAAATGCTCGCCGAGCTGATGCGGTTGAAGTCGACCGTCGCGATTGCCGGCACCCACGGCAAGACGACGACGACGTCGATGATCGCGGCGTTGCTCGATGCGGGCGGCATGGACCCGACGGTGATCAACGGCGGCATCATCAACACCTATGGCTCGAACGCACGCCTTGGCGCGGGCGAATGGATGGTCGTCGAGGCCGACGAATCTGACGGCAGTTTCTTGCGACTCCACGGCACGATCGGCGTCGTCACCAACATCGACCCCGAACATCTCGACCACTACGGCAGCTTCGACCGGGTGCGCGACGCCTTTGTCGAGTTCATCGAGCACGTCCCCTTTTATGGTGCGGGGATCCTGTGCCTCGACCATCCCGAGGTCCAGGCGATGCTGCCCAAGGTCCAGGACCGGCGGATCATCACCTACGGCTTTTCGGCGCAGGCCGACGTCCGCGGCGAGAATGTCACCCCGGTGCCCGGCGGCAACAGCTTCACCGCCGTCGTCCGCGACCGCGCGGGCAACGAGCGCCGGATCGAGCCGCTGCACCTGCCGATGCCGGGCCGCCACAATGTCCAGAATGCCCTTGCCGCAGTCGCGGTCGCGGTCGAACTCGGGATCAGCGACGCCGCGATCACGACCGGCTTCGCGCGCTTCGGCGGGGTCAAGCGGCGCTTCACCAAGGTCGGGGAAGTAGGCGGGGTCGCGATCATCGACGACTACGGCCACCACCCGGTCGAAATCCGCGCGGTGCTGTCGGCGGCACGCGAAGGCGCGCAGGGCCGGGTCATCGCCGTCGTCCAGCCGCACCGCTTCACGCGGCTCCAGTCCCTGATGACCGAGTTCCAGACCGCGTTCAACGACGCCGACATGGTCATCGTTGCGCCGGTCTATGCCGCGGGCGAAGCGCCGATCGAGGGGGTCGACGCCGATGCGCTCGCGGTCGGGTTAAAGCGCGCGGGGCACCGGTCGGTCGCGACGACGACGGGGGCGGCCGATCTGGCGGAGCAGCTCGCGGGGCTCATCCAGCCCGGGGATATGGTGGTTTGTCTCGGCGCGGGGGACATCACGAAATGGGCGGCTGGATTGGCCGCTGCGATCACGCCTCTGCTTCCCTCCCCCCTCGAAGGGCAGGGACAGGTTGCGTCCTTCGCGCAACCGGGGAGAGGGGGCGGATGAGCGCGCTCGGCACTCACCCTCACCCTGGCGTGCAAGGGCACGCCTGTCCCTCTCCCTCAAGGGGAGAGGGATTTCGCGGCACGATCGAGCCGCACGGCTCGCTCGCAGATTTCATCTGGTTCCGCACCGGCGGCCCGGCAGAACGGCTCGTCCGCCCCGCCGACCTCGACGATCTGCGCGGCTATCTCGCCGACCTCCCGGACGACGTGCCGGTGATGGCGGTCGGGGTCGGATCGAACCTCATCGTCCGCGACGGCGGCGTGCACGGGGCGGTCGTCCGCTTGCCGAAGTCGTTCGCCGCCGTGACCATCGACGGCGACACCGTCCGCGCGGGAGCCGCAGCGATGGGAATTACCGTCGCCAGCGCCGCGCGCGACGCCGGGCTGGCGGGACTCGAATTTCTCCGGGGCATCCCCGGCACCGTCGGCGGCGCAGTACGGATGAATGCCGGAGCTTATGGCCGCGACGTGTCCGACTGCCTGATCGAGGCGACCGTCGTCGCGCGGGACGGCTCGATCGCGACAGTCGCGGCGACAGACCTCGGATTCGACTATCGTCACTCCGCGCTCCCCGCCGACAGCATCGTCGTCAGCGCCACGTTTCGTACCACCCCCGGCGACCGCGCGACGATTGCCGCCGAGATGGACCGGATCGCCGCCGAACGCGAGGCGTCGCAGCCGCTGCGTTCGCGTACCGGCGGCTCGACCTTCCGCAATCCCGACGGCGACAAGGCGTGGCGGCTAATTGATGCCGCCGGGTGCCGGGGACTCCGCCACGGTGGCGCGCAGGTCAGCGAGAAGCACACCAATTTCCTGATCAACACCGGCGACGCGACGAGCGCCGATATCGAAGCGCTCGGCGAGGAGGTTCGCACGCGCGTCCTCGCGCACAGCGGAGTCGACCTCCACTGGGAAATCGCCCGGGTTGGCCGGCCTGTCGAGCAGCGGCCATGAAGGTCGCGGTCCTGATGGGCGGCTGGTCCGCCGAGCGCGAGGTGTCGCTGACCTCGGGCGGGGGCATTGCCGCCGCGCTCGAACACCTCGGCCACGAGGTCGTCACGATCGACATGGGCCGCGACGTCGCCGCGCGGCTTGCCGCTGCGGCTCCCGATGTCGTGTTCAACGCCCTCCACGGCACGCCGGGCGAGGATGGCAGCGTGCAGGGGATGCTCGACCTGATGGGGCTCAAATACACCCATTCGGGGTTGCGGACGTCGGCGATCGCGATCGACAAGGTGTTGACCAAGGCGGTACTCGTGCCGCTGGGCATCCCGATGCCGGGCGGGCGCGTCGTCACCTCGGCGAGCCTCCACGACGGCGACCCGCTGCCGCGCCCCTACGTCCTCAAGCCGGTCAACGAAGGGTCGAGTGTCGGCGTCGCGATCGTCACCGACGCCTCGAACTACGGCAACCCGATCGCACGCGACGTGCCGGGGCCGTGGGGTGAGTTCGACGAACTCCTCGCCGAGCCGTTCATCGCCGGGCGCGAACTCACCACCGCAGTGCTTGACGGGCCCGGCGGCCCATGGGCGTTGGCGGTGACCGAGTTGACCACCGCGCAGGGCTTCTACGACTATGAGGCAAAGTATAGCGAGGGCCGCACCGTCCACCATTGCCCCGCCGATCTGCCCGACGACATCACCGCCGCCGCGCTCGATATCGCCGTCCGCGCGCATGTCGCGCTCGGCTGCCGGGGCACGTCGCGGTCGGACTTCCGCTGGGACCCGTCGCAGGGCGTCGGCGGGCTGTACCTGCTCGAGGTCAACACCCAGCCCGGGATGACTGCGCTCAGCCTCGTCCCCGAACAGGCGCGGTATCGCGGCATCGATTACGATGCGCTCGTCGCGCGTATTCTCGCGAGCGCGGCATGACGACGGCGGTGATCAAGCGCCGTGCCCCCGCGCGCCGTCCGGTGGCGAAGAAGCGCGAGCCGGTGCCGATGGTCCGCGTGCCCGTCGCCGCCGCGCGTTTGTGGCGGCACGTCGCGGCGGGATTCCTCGCGCTCGCGCTGGTCGCCGCTGCGGTCGTCGCGATCCTGCTCCACGTCCCCGAGCGCGCGTGGCTGTCGACCGCGCAAGCCGCGAGCCGTGCCGGGTTCGAGGTCCGTCACGTCGAGGTCCACGGCGTCGCCAACGCCCCCCGGCTCGCGGTCGTCACCGCTGCGCTCGAAGGCCCGACCAACTCGATGCTGCTCGTCGATCTGTCCGCGGCACGCGCTCGTCTCCGGGCGCTGTCGTGGGTCGCCGATGCGAGCGTCGCGCGGCGGCTGCCCGATACGTTGATCGTCGATATCGTCGAGCGCCGCCCGGTCGCTTTGTGGCAGTATCATCACAAGCTCGCGGCGGTCGACCGCAGCGGCATCGCGCTGACCGGCGACCACCTTGACCGCTTCGCCACGCTGCCGCTGATCGTCGGCGCGGGGGCGAACGAGCACGTCGACGACCTGCTGGCCCTGCTCGGCGGCCAGCCGCGCCTCGCTGGGACGGTCGACGCCGCGACCTTCGTCGGCCAACGGCGCTGGGACCTGCGCTTCAAGTCGGGCGAGACGCTCGCGCTCCCCGAGGGCGCGCTCGCACCCGCCGCGCTGGCGAAGTTCGACGCGCTCGACCGCAAGACCGGGATGCTCGGCAAGGGCTATGTCTGGTTCGATCTCCGCCAGCCGGGTCAGATGACGGTGCGCGTCGCGGCACCGGTCAAGCCCGACAAAAAGAAGACGCCGAATAAGCCGGTGACGATTTGAGCACCGCCAAACCGCAGCGCGGCGAACGCACGGTCACCGTCCTCGACGTCGGCACGTCGAAGGTCGCGGCGCTGATCGCGCTGATCGGCGCGAACGGCGCCGACCCGCGCGTCATCGGCGTCGGCCAGCGTGTCTGCCACGGCGTCCGCCGCGGGCTCGTCGCGGACATGGAAAAGACCGAGAGCGCGATCCGCGCCGCGGTCGACCAGGCCGAACGCAACGCCGGGGTCCAGGCCGAGGCGGTCTACGTCAACATGTCGGCGGGCGGCCTACGCAGCGAGGTCGAGAACGTTGAGATCGATATCGGCGGCCACAAGATCTCCGCCGCCGACATGACGACGCTGCTTGCCGCCGGGCGCGCACGGATCGACCCCGGCAGCCGCACCGTCCTCCACGCCCAGCCCGCATTGTATTCGATCGACGGGCTGACCGGAGTGCAAAGCCCGGTCGGGTTCCACGCCGACCGGCTCGGCATGGACATCCACATCGTCACCGCCGACACGCCGCCGATCCGCAACCTCGACCTCGCGGTCCGCAGCGCGCATCTCGGGGTGCGGACGATGGTCGCATCCCCCGCCGCATCGAGCCTCGCGGTCCTCGCCGCCGAAGAGCGCGAGCTGGGTGTCGCGCTTGTCGAGATCGGCGCAGGGGTGACCAACATCGCGGTCCACATGATGGGGCAGCTGGTCGGCGTCGCTTCGATCGCGATGGGCGCTGGCGACATCACCAACGACATCGCCTCGGCATTCGCGACGCGGCGCAGCCATGCCGAGCGGTTGAAGACGCTCCACGGCGCGGCGATCACCGCGCAGAAGGACAATCACGACATCATCGAGGTGCCGCCGATCAGCGACGACGACACTGCCGAGCCGCTCCGCGTGCCCAAGTCGCAGATCGTCGCGGTCGTCCGCCACCGGCTCGACCTGCTGTTCGGCGAGGTCGCGCTGCTGCTGCCGCAGATGGGCTTCACCGGACCACAGGCGCGGCAGGTCGTGCTCACTGGCGGAGGCGCGGAGATCAAGTCGATCGCCGATTTCGCCCAAGGCGTGCTCGGTAAGAACGTCCGTCTCGGCCGCCCGCGCGGGCTGACGGGGCTGCCCGATGCGCAGTCGGGGTGCGCGTTCGCGACGCTTGCGGGCCTCGCTTTGTTCGCTGCCGAAGACCTGCCCGACATGTGGAATGCCAAGCCGTCGACCGCGTCCGCCGCGAAGGGCGGGAAGCCGTCGGGGCGGCTCCAGCAAATGGTCGATAAATTACGTTCTAGCCTGTGAAGTACTTGGACCAGACTCACCGTCTGTAGTATGACAGTTGGAAGAGGAGACGAGATATGGTGGATTTCAAGCGTCCCGAGCTGACTGAGCTCAAGCCGCGGATTGCTGTCATCGGCGTCGGTGGAGCCGGCGGCAATGCCGTCACCAACATGATCGTCAGCGGCCTCCAGGGGGTCGACTTCGTCGTCGCCAATACCGACGCGCAGAGCCTTGCGGTCAGCGAGGCGGAGACGCGAATCCAGCTCGGGCTCAAGATCACCCAGGGCCTCGGCGCCGGGTCGCGTCCCGAGATCGGTCGAGCCGCTGCCGAGGAAACGATCGAGCAGATCGAAGCCGCGCTCGACGGCTGCCA harbors:
- a CDS encoding FtsW/RodA/SpoVE family cell cycle protein: MKHLSRNDRSTLGRWFWTIDKPLLTLVLLLIGLGVIAVAAASPVAARRYSGGNFHVDDLFYLKRQIMWVLAGVPLMLGVSMLPMTWAKRVAIGGTIGFLVMLFAVPFVGSEVNGAVRWINLPGFQLQPSEFLKPLFIVTTAWLLAARFDDRTLPTMQLSFGLLVVISALLIKQPDFGQTALFAAVWAAQAILAGMSVMVIGGLACFAVAGMGVAYLTSTHVAERIDHFVKGTGDTYQIDRALDCFKAGGLFGAGPGEGQMKFRLPEAQTDYIFSVIGEEFGAIACFMLAVLYLAIVVRVLLQLLDEEEPFVFLAAAGLAIQFGLQAAINMAVNLALLPSKGMTLPFVSHGGSSFLALSIGMGLLLALTRRNPYLKASPYAAAARAA
- a CDS encoding UDP-N-acetylglucosamine--N-acetylmuramyl-(pentapeptide) pyrophosphoryl-undecaprenol N-acetylglucosamine transferase is translated as MTRHYVVAAGGTGGHMVPAHVLAGELIARGHRVTLMTDARGLRFPGLFDGVATRIVESAVLGGKNPLGWVRMLAKVWRGRGEAKAFFLAEHVAAVVGFGGYPSLPPLLAAIGLKRPAVLHEQNAVLGRVNRLLAGPATRIALSFEPTQRLAPRYGPKTVFTGLPVRADIAAIGAAPYPSTDGVIEIFVTGGSQGATILSRVVPAAIGRLPHDLRARLRVTQQCRPEDIAAVRALYVDQGTTAVLETYFADFAARLAASHLVITRSGASTMAELAAAGRPAILVPFAAATDDHQAANAATFVAAGAGPMLREADFTPNAVAAAIVSLLTTPGALAKAAQAAKSVGHPDAGAKLADLATSLGTQT
- the murC gene encoding UDP-N-acetylmuramate--L-alanine ligase; this translates as MTGIAREIGTIHFIGIGGIGMSGIAEVMHNLGYTVQGSDVAEGYVIEGLRDRGIHVMIGHDAANLGDAAVVVTSTAIKRANPEVEAAIERRIPIVRRAEMLAELMRLKSTVAIAGTHGKTTTTSMIAALLDAGGMDPTVINGGIINTYGSNARLGAGEWMVVEADESDGSFLRLHGTIGVVTNIDPEHLDHYGSFDRVRDAFVEFIEHVPFYGAGILCLDHPEVQAMLPKVQDRRIITYGFSAQADVRGENVTPVPGGNSFTAVVRDRAGNERRIEPLHLPMPGRHNVQNALAAVAVAVELGISDAAITTGFARFGGVKRRFTKVGEVGGVAIIDDYGHHPVEIRAVLSAAREGAQGRVIAVVQPHRFTRLQSLMTEFQTAFNDADMVIVAPVYAAGEAPIEGVDADALAVGLKRAGHRSVATTTGAADLAEQLAGLIQPGDMVVCLGAGDITKWAAGLAAAITPLLPSPLEGQGQVASFAQPGRGGG
- the murB gene encoding UDP-N-acetylmuramate dehydrogenase, whose product is MSALGTHPHPGVQGHACPSPSRGEGFRGTIEPHGSLADFIWFRTGGPAERLVRPADLDDLRGYLADLPDDVPVMAVGVGSNLIVRDGGVHGAVVRLPKSFAAVTIDGDTVRAGAAAMGITVASAARDAGLAGLEFLRGIPGTVGGAVRMNAGAYGRDVSDCLIEATVVARDGSIATVAATDLGFDYRHSALPADSIVVSATFRTTPGDRATIAAEMDRIAAEREASQPLRSRTGGSTFRNPDGDKAWRLIDAAGCRGLRHGGAQVSEKHTNFLINTGDATSADIEALGEEVRTRVLAHSGVDLHWEIARVGRPVEQRP
- a CDS encoding D-alanine--D-alanine ligase, with protein sequence MKVAVLMGGWSAEREVSLTSGGGIAAALEHLGHEVVTIDMGRDVAARLAAAAPDVVFNALHGTPGEDGSVQGMLDLMGLKYTHSGLRTSAIAIDKVLTKAVLVPLGIPMPGGRVVTSASLHDGDPLPRPYVLKPVNEGSSVGVAIVTDASNYGNPIARDVPGPWGEFDELLAEPFIAGRELTTAVLDGPGGPWALAVTELTTAQGFYDYEAKYSEGRTVHHCPADLPDDITAAALDIAVRAHVALGCRGTSRSDFRWDPSQGVGGLYLLEVNTQPGMTALSLVPEQARYRGIDYDALVARILASAA
- a CDS encoding cell division protein FtsQ/DivIB, which gives rise to MTTAVIKRRAPARRPVAKKREPVPMVRVPVAAARLWRHVAAGFLALALVAAAVVAILLHVPERAWLSTAQAASRAGFEVRHVEVHGVANAPRLAVVTAALEGPTNSMLLVDLSAARARLRALSWVADASVARRLPDTLIVDIVERRPVALWQYHHKLAAVDRSGIALTGDHLDRFATLPLIVGAGANEHVDDLLALLGGQPRLAGTVDAATFVGQRRWDLRFKSGETLALPEGALAPAALAKFDALDRKTGMLGKGYVWFDLRQPGQMTVRVAAPVKPDKKKTPNKPVTI
- the ftsA gene encoding cell division protein FtsA; protein product: MSTAKPQRGERTVTVLDVGTSKVAALIALIGANGADPRVIGVGQRVCHGVRRGLVADMEKTESAIRAAVDQAERNAGVQAEAVYVNMSAGGLRSEVENVEIDIGGHKISAADMTTLLAAGRARIDPGSRTVLHAQPALYSIDGLTGVQSPVGFHADRLGMDIHIVTADTPPIRNLDLAVRSAHLGVRTMVASPAASSLAVLAAEERELGVALVEIGAGVTNIAVHMMGQLVGVASIAMGAGDITNDIASAFATRRSHAERLKTLHGAAITAQKDNHDIIEVPPISDDDTAEPLRVPKSQIVAVVRHRLDLLFGEVALLLPQMGFTGPQARQVVLTGGGAEIKSIADFAQGVLGKNVRLGRPRGLTGLPDAQSGCAFATLAGLALFAAEDLPDMWNAKPSTASAAKGGKPSGRLQQMVDKLRSSL